The following is a genomic window from Candidatus Poribacteria bacterium.
AACGCCGTTCAACCCAACCTACAAGAGCACAGAAACCCTAAATTGACACCTATGGTGCGGTTCCAAACCGCACCTACCGGACTGGGGAAAATCGGAATTACCGATTTAAATAATTAAACTTCATACATGTCCCTCTTACGGAGTTTAAATATATTGTACTGGAACGCTTGGAATTTGTCAAATCTGAGCCGGAATTCGGTTACACACCGTCCCTTGCAAACTTATGCAAAAGGCGGTATAATAGATGGAAACTTCTGCTGAGGTGCTACCCAATTGAGCGACGTTCCGAAAACACATCCCCGATACCTTTCACTCACACTCCGAGATACCATCGTTGCAGGCGTAGAGCAAGGGATTACCTCTATCCACGGACTCATCGCGCATGGACGTGGGGAGGCGTTTGATTACCTCATCGGGGAGACGACACAGCCGTTTGCGATTGAGGCGATTCATGTTGCGGCAGCGATGCTCCGTTTGGCAGAACACCCCGTCATCTCCGTCAACGGGAATGTGGCAGCACTGGCACCCGAAGCACTCATCCAACTGGGGCAGATCCTGGACGCGCCGTTAGAGGTGAATATCTTTCACACGGAAACGGGACGGGAAGAGAGAATCCGGGAATACCTGCTGAAGCACGGTGCTCCAGATGTGCTGATGCCTACAACCGAGGCGCAACTCTCCTAT
Proteins encoded in this region:
- a CDS encoding phosphopantothenate/pantothenate synthetase, translating into MSDVPKTHPRYLSLTLRDTIVAGVEQGITSIHGLIAHGRGEAFDYLIGETTQPFAIEAIHVAAAMLRLAEHPVISVNGNVAALAPEALIQLGQILDAPLEVNIFHTETGREERIREYLLKHGAPDVLMPTTEAQLSYINSNRKFVHPEGIFKADVVFVPLEDGDRCEALRKMGKEIVTVDLNPMSRTAKQASITIVDNVVRALPLLCGEIRNFNDSTAQDALKKYSNEAVLQKALRHISRSGNGN